The genomic window AATGGAATCATTGCAGTTAATAATCTTCCTGAAAATAAGGAAATTACCATAGAAGGTAAACTAGAAAGTATGACTTCCAACCGTTTTCCCTTTCCCGGAATAAGGATAATTAATAAAATATAAATAAAAGGTATAAATGCAATAGCACCCCTTGATACAGTCATAAGAAGTGCTGTTAAACTGATAAGCTGTAGGGCAGAATAAAGAGCTTTTAGGTGCTTTTTGTCTGAACATATACCAAGGGCTATTAGAATAAAAAACACAATTCCCATATATGCCCCAAAGCTATTAGAGTATTGTAATACTCCCCGGACACGACCATATTCATCTATTACCCCTTTAAAACCTAAGGCATCACTTAAATTCTTTCCAAGGCCCGCATCAATTCCCAAAAAGGCTGCTATGCTGCCACTTATACCCAATATGTTAAGCCACAAAAAAACGTCCTTTTTGGTTTTTGTAAAATCCGATAAAATCAAAAAAATTACCATATAACTTAAATATCTAAAGACATATGTTAATGCTCCATAACGACTTGCCGCCACCCCAAATACTAAAGGAAGAACATATACCACCGGGAGCAATAGTACAAAAATCATAGTAAAACTATCTATCTTCAATTTTTCTTTTTTCAGGATTTTAAAATAAGACCACAAAATAAAAAGAGCAAAAATTCCTATTTGTATGGGTAATATTTCTTTTTCAAAGAATAGTCCCCTAGGAAAGGGAAGTAAAAATAAAATTATTCCTAAACCTATATATAAAGCCCACCGTAGATACCCTTGTTGTTTCATTATTTGTTATCTCCTCTATCTTTCTTGTATTTTAATGTATTATATCACATTACTCAATTTAAAATCAAAAAAATAGTGCCTACCAGACCATACTTCCACACTTTTACAAATGTGGGCATGAGGTCTGATAGTCACTATAATAGGCCTTAATTAAAGTAGATTATATCTTCCCTATAACTCTTTTGAAGGTCTTTTTGTAGAAATTCTAAAAACCTATTAATAATTGCTGAGGCTTCGCCCCTTTTCATTTTATCCTGAGCATTTATATTGTTATTCTCATCCCCTCCTATGATGCCTATTTCTGATGCCATATATATAGCATCCCTTGCCCAATTAGGAATCTTCCCATCATCAGAAAAGGAAGTCTTATATCCTGGGGTCGGTGCCATGGATTCAAAACCTAGGGTCCTCATTAGGATTGTTATTGCCTCCCCTTTTGTTATGGTTCCATTGGGATTAAATTTATAATCATCGGTTCCTGATATTATATTTCTATAATAGGCTTCTTTTACATATGGAAAGTTAAGATCTGATGATCTCACATCTAAAAAGATTACTTCTTCTACTTCCTTTTTATTTCTGCCACCTCTTTTTTTAGTTTCTTCCTCTTGTACCTTGATATCACAGGACTTTACAATTGCCTTTACAAAGTCAATCCTGCTCATGGCTGTATTGGGGCTAAAAAAGGTCTGGCTGCCATCAAATACTCCAAGGGAGTAGAGTTTTTCAATATCTCTTTGTGCCCAATATCCACCTATATCCCTAAACTTAGGGACTGGTAATCTTTCCACCATCGGTAGCATGGAAGCTTGGAGAGTCATGGTGTTTTGAGTTCTTTTATATGAATCAAAGCCCTCATCTACTTTTTTGGGAAGATTATAGGTATATTTTGATACCATTTCTTGGGTAGTAGTTTTTATATATCCTCCATTAAATGTGGTCATACTTGCTTGATTTTGGGAATACTTTAAGACTTTCATGGTGCTATCGGATACTTGAACATTAACTGTTCCTTCCCAAGATAAATTATTAACTTCTTCCCCCTCGCCAATCCTATCGATTGTATATACATAATCTAAGGATTGGGTTTCGGTATTTCCCCAAAAGTTCTTATAACCTACATTTTTTCCGGTCATCTTCACTTGGGCCGTACCTTCATTATTATTTATTGTATAATATTTAAATATCTCTATATTACCATCATAGAAGTCTATCGCTGGGCGGTTATCTATAATATCTGATTGAGAAAACTGAACATTCCCTGCTGTCAACCTATAATTATCTCCATCGATAGTTACCGTTTCCGTGTATCTTGTTACTTCCGTATTGGCAATTGTCTGCCCCTTATCATTATAAGGGGCATACTCTGTTTTAAGCGTTACACTCCTTGATAACCTACCAGGGATATTTCTATCCTCAGGGGTTAAAGTAAATGTGTATTTAGTTTCTTTTGATTCACCTTTTTCTTTTTCGTCTATTTTGACTATCCCTTTGAATACGATAGGTTCCCCTGATAGAAAAACAACTTCCTTGTATTCAATTTTATTATACACTCCCCCAGTAAATTCTATGGGGGTTGCCCACAGAATTTGGGTGAAAAATAAGGTAAATAGGATTGTTAGTGGTAATTTTTTCATGAGATCCTCCTTGTTGAATAATGGGGCGGTATGAAAACTGCCTCATACGTTTGAATGATATGTAGTCCCATCCCTGTCTAGGGTTAAAAGATTTATTTTACTATGATGATTTTGGCCTTAAAGTCATCCCTTATGATGTATAATCTATCGGCTTGTTTTAGCTCATCTGGTTCTATTATTTTGTTATTTTTGATGATTAGGGATTCCTCCAAGGTTAGGTAGAATGAATCTTTTCTTGCCATCCAATTATCTTTTCTTGGACTATAGTCAATGGCGTTAGATATATTTATTCTCCAGCCTGTCCATTTATGATCTTCTGGTGCACCTGCTGCTACCCCATTAGTGGTTCTTAATCTTAATAAGGAGTCCCTATTTTTTTGAACCATAAGGGCAACTATTCTATCTCCATCGGCATAAATATATACATATCTATCTTCTAAATCATTATCCCTTGCGTAATCACTATTTTCGTCTATGGCATAATCCCCTGCCTTAAACTCTTCTAAGGTCTTCATCTTCTTTTCATCTAAATCATATATTAAAGTATCATCATCATAGAATAGCTCCTTGGTGCCCCTAAATCCTTCCCAAGCATTATTGTTTAATAGGGCAAAATCTTTTAATAGGATACTATTACTTGGTAAGATACTATCTAATCTTCCTTCGTATATGTAGTCTTGACCAATATTCGAATTATTGATATCTTCGTTATAAACATATATCACATTGGCATTCATTTGATTCATTAAGTTCCCATCTCCTACAATAAAAGCATCCATCCCAGAATCTAGGGAATTAATATCTACCAATCGCCCGTTTTTTATTACTATAGTTCCATTATTAATACTTAAATTTCTATGCTTTACAGCTAGTTCGAGGGAATTGGAATACCAGTTTATTTCTCCTATTTTATCTAGGTAATTAAATTCGTTGTTTGCTTTAATTACCATGCTCTCTATTCTCTCGGTACTGAAGAAATCTTTAATTACCAAATATGCAATGTTTTCTCTATAATGTTTAAGCTTAGAGGGGGTTATTTTTTGCCCCCCTATATAAATAGGTAAATTTTCCGAATAGGATATGGTTTTGGCGCTACTTAGATTTTGCCATTCTCCATTATTAAATACCTTTAATTCGGTCAGGGTTAATTTATTGTCTATTTCATGGGTTACCGATATCCTTCCTTTATACAATCCCTTTATCTCTATGGATTTCCCTTGCACTGCTATTATGCTAATTACGCTTGTATCCATTTCATCAAAATATAATTTCACCCTATCCCCCACATAAAGGGTCTTAAAATCTGTCTTTAATCCGTCTTTTAAGAAAATGGTTCCCGGTCCCGTAAAGTAGCTTTCCACTCCCCCTATATCCAAGGCTATGATTAGTTGATTTCTATCTATAGTCTTAATGGTCCCAACCCTTGTTTTACTACCTTCTTCTATATATCCTGCTTCTACTGTTGAATATCCTTCCATATAATTTATTTTGCGGTTCCTGAGGGTTGCATAAACTTCCATTCCTACTCTAAAATCACTTAATTTAGCACTGAGGGTATCTATACTAAATATAGGATTTTCCCCAAAGGAAAGGGTATGAAGTGTCCCATCATATTCTTCTATAGACACCTCATTTTTACCTATTTCCGTAAGAAACCCTTCAATAAGACCCTGACGATAGGGGGTTCTCTCATCGGCAAAAATGCCCGTGGTACTAGAAAACACTATAAATAATATTGTTACTATCATTAGTATTTTATCCAAGATACTATTTCTCATCATTCTGACCTCCCTATCTCTTGCTGCCTACTACCATATATCTTCCTAATCTATTGATATAGGTTCCGATTGCCATTTGTTCATTAGTTTCTACCTTTTTAAGTGATACCCATCTTCTACTAGATGCATCATATCTATTAAAGGAGGCAGTATTTAATCTCCTCATAGAAGCCATATTCCCATTATAATCAAGATTTAATAAAATATTGGCGTCTAGATGTTCCATTTTTTCGCTACTTTTTCCAATGTATTGAGTCGCCTCTAATACATATTCCGTAGAAAGAGCAGTCATTCCGCTTTCTAAGTTCAGATTGCCCGTATTTGGAAACATTCTAAATCTTATTCCTGAATCTTTATTGTATCTATTTGCCAGCATCTTTTCAGTTTTAAATGCCTTGGGATTGATGACTAAAACAAAGTCTCTTCCGATAATTGTAATATTCTTAGAGTAATAAGAAGTTACTACCTCAGAGGCCATACGAATATCTACTTGGGTAGCTCCCGATAGGGGGCCTCTTATTAAGTCTATAGTCAATTCCGTATTATAATCCTCTCTTCCAAGGGTTATCTCAGCCCAATTCCCATTTTTTCTAATTATGGTCTTTTCGTTAAGTTCACCATCTATGTCAGGATTGCCTGTTACTGAACCGGTTCTAACCATATTACTTTCTTTAGATGCTTTAGATATATTAAATTCCCCAAGGGCTTTAACAATAAATTTGTATCTCGTTCTAGGCTCTAAATCCTCATAAATAAAGCTATTTAGCTTTGTGGTTCCTATCATTTCCATATTCCTATTATCTATAACTGCATATATTTCATACTCTATGACATCGGGAACAGAATCCCATACTATTTTGATATATCTATCATAGACTAAGTCAGCCCTGACCCCTCCCGGAGCACTAACTTCTGGCAGGGAATAGGAAAGAGCATAAATACTACTTGCCCCCCCATCGGAATTTATAATGATGACTCCTAAACTGTCTTTATTACCTTCTGGAGTGATTACCCTAAGAGTTTCTTCATCAATAAATTCTACCTCTTTAGCTTCTATTCCCGACTCTAAGGTATAGGCTTCTCCATCAATATAAAACACGTTTGTCCCTTGGGTATTTCCCTCTATCTTTCTAATAACAGGATTAAAGTATACCCGAGCTCCTGCCTTAAAGCCATAACCTTTTAGTTTAACCTCCTGTCCTCCTTCAACAGATATAACTTTAATCTCATTTAATTCATTTAAATCCATTACCTTTACAATCTTTGGGTTACTTATAAATGTAAATTTATTTGGGAGAATAACAACAGTTCCATCGGGATTTTGTATTTTTACTTCTACTTCTCCTGGTTCATGGGCAGGAGTGGTAGCATAAATATATTTCCCGTCCATTGACACACTTATATTTGACGCGGGAACTTCCCCAAAGTATACCCTAAGTTTTTCATTAAATCCTGCCATCGTATCTCTAAAATCTTTTCCTTCAATGGTTACTTTTGTTCCTCCACTAGAAGGTCCTTTATTTGGAGTGATGCTACTGCCACTAGGATTGCTTTCTCCTTTTGTAAATATTATATAAATAGGCAGCTGCCCAGCTATTTTGTCAGAAGATGCACTAGCTCCATCTTCATTTAAAACAACCAATCGATAGTACTTTCCTATTGCACCTTCGGGGACCGCAGGCATATCAAAGGTTAATCGGGTAGGAATACCTTCAAAATTTATCCTATTGGATGGTATATCCAGTATATTTCCGATGGATATAACAGCATTTTCTCTAAAATCACTCCCTAATATCCTTATAGTATTTCCACCCTTGTGATTTACCCTTATTATTCTAGCCGTAATTTCTTTTCCATTTAGATTAATAACCTCTGACGTGGGAGAAATATTTTGACTGGTAATATCAGTAATCGTAGGTTTACTAGCAGGATTTAAATATTCAAAAGTTGAAGTTCCTATTCCCCCATCTGGATTGATTACCCTTATGGGAACTCTTCCTACTGTATGATAAAAAGGTGTGGTTACGGTTATTTCCCCACTTGAAATATAACTTGTTGCTGGGGCAAAACCCCTTTCTACTATAAATCTTCTATCCACTACTGAAAACTTAATAAGCTCGCTGTAGGGGTATTGCCTTCCCTCATTGTCAACTAATAACTTAGTATTAATAAAAGATTCTTCATCGTTAAAGTTAGTGAAGGTATTAAAATATAAGATATCTTCATGTTTTAATCTAATAGTTATTGATGGACTCGGATTGGTATGGGCATTATACACTGCATTGTATACTGCTGTGAAATCCTTTTCAAGAGATACCTGAGCATTTCCTGCATTGATAAGCCCTGAATTCGGTTTATCTCTATCGATACTTTTATTTGTATTATCTCCAAACTGTACCAATACAGTTGTTAGATTCTTCTTTTTATCTACTGAATCATTATACACTTTAACATTTGATTCCCGAAAATCAGAACCATATATGGTTACCCCTGTCCTCCCTGCCTTATTTCCCGCATTGGGGGATACCTTTGTAATAATAGGTTTCGAACCCTCATATGTATAATTTACTGAATTCGACCTTCCTGAATCATTATTCTCGATAAATACTTGCGCTGTTCCCGCCGTCGCTTTAGGTGTAAGAACTTTGATATATGTACTGTTAAATTCTACAATCCTAGCCTTTTGCATCCCAAAATATACCTTAGGAAGAAGGGGTGACTCATAGTAGTAGTTATATCCACTAATTGGGGGATCAAGTTTTACCTTGCTCTTTTCTATATCAAACTTATCGTCATAAATACCGTTTTTGTTCAAGTCTGTATAAGGTTCATCTTTGTCCCTAACTTGGTTTCTATTATAATCTTCAAAGGGTTCAAAATCCCTAAAATCACTTCCAGTAATCTCCACTATAGCTCCCCCTGCTGCTGTCCCTGATGCCGGGACTATCTTTTGAATTCTAGGGTTACTACTGGGCACTACATAAGTATAGGCATTTTCCATGGAATCATTACCCCCATCAGGATTAATAATAACCACCGGAACCGTCCATCGTCCCACTCCTTTATCTTTCATTAAATCTCCGTTGTATGGCGGTACGACAACAGTCATACTACTTCCTGATGTCGCAACATTTATATTATTAGGGGATACCTCTACACCATTTATGAATACTTTTATTTTTTCATATCCAGTATCTATAAAATCTTTCCCAGTGATGGTAATGATATTATTCCCATAAACACTTCCTTCTTCAGGCTCGATTTTTGTAATAGCCGGTCTGCTTAAAGGCTGTTTATAGTAATAAAAGCCCTGTTCGTCTTTTCTAGTATCTTTCTTTGTATCCGGATTTTGAACTGTTACGTCATACCATCCATCTGACGGTAAAACTGGAACTGTAAAATAGATGGTATTTTTATCTATTACCTTTACCCTATCCCCTGTTACTATACCTTCTTTTTCTTCATAGGGGGTTACGATTTCTAATTCTAGGGGTGGGGTCTGTCCTATCATTACCTTATTGTCCAAAATGGTTAGATCAAATAATCCCCCTCCTAACTTATCTGCTTTAAGCTTAGTCTTTGTTTCATCTAATTTAACCGTATAATCATTTCCAATACCATCAGAAATAATCGGAACACCGGATGAATCTACATCAATTGTATAAAGTCGTTCTCCTGCCCTTAGTAAAATACTATGGTAATAATTTGCTACATTCAAAGTTCCATTTTGTATCGTAAATAAATTTTGTTTAGGAGAAAAAGTTCTTAGTTCAATCTCCCTAGTGGAAGTATTTATGTTATAGGAGTTTATTTCTTTACCTTCTAACAGTATTCTTGTCCCTATTAGACGGTAAATCCCATCTACCCCCCCCGTAGGATCGGGTTTTAAAAAGTTTTCCCCTTTAACCACAACTAATGTACCTGTATTTCCCTTCCTTGGCTCAATTGATGTAATCTTGGGATCTGTAAAGGTCTTTACA from Candidatus Epulonipiscium sp. includes these protein-coding regions:
- a CDS encoding S-layer homology domain-containing protein; protein product: MKKLPLTILFTLFFTQILWATPIEFTGGVYNKIEYKEVVFLSGEPIVFKGIVKIDEKEKGESKETKYTFTLTPEDRNIPGRLSRSVTLKTEYAPYNDKGQTIANTEVTRYTETVTIDGDNYRLTAGNVQFSQSDIIDNRPAIDFYDGNIEIFKYYTINNNEGTAQVKMTGKNVGYKNFWGNTETQSLDYVYTIDRIGEGEEVNNLSWEGTVNVQVSDSTMKVLKYSQNQASMTTFNGGYIKTTTQEMVSKYTYNLPKKVDEGFDSYKRTQNTMTLQASMLPMVERLPVPKFRDIGGYWAQRDIEKLYSLGVFDGSQTFFSPNTAMSRIDFVKAIVKSCDIKVQEEETKKRGGRNKKEVEEVIFLDVRSSDLNFPYVKEAYYRNIISGTDDYKFNPNGTITKGEAITILMRTLGFESMAPTPGYKTSFSDDGKIPNWARDAIYMASEIGIIGGDENNNINAQDKMKRGEASAIINRFLEFLQKDLQKSYREDIIYFN
- a CDS encoding cell surface receptor IPT/TIG domain-containing protein: MHKGIKFCLSWFMILIMGISLLPEQFVYAFDQTRFTVTSVTIGKTYDRNRIIENMYITITGTSLKDANVGIVTYKGGIVTLGNREINSEGELQFRINQNQLGEFISIEGIRIPINEANMPTLTEVRRNVKIGTDDLEIKGTGLSNLGNSELNIDALFGRENNYKSIKSLSHTLSEDKTVLKVEKPSGELGLQELIFKSKFTNKNVNFNNGKSNDVEVQINYTYLDQFRFTKDLAIEGTLEMFPNRGEPRDTVYFTANKLDEYDVFFLKNLDGTDPYSNTNKGLNTVYKAKSLAEENDFLTTQVPNLPVGEYYVVLTNKISQGKDPMQEVTGETIITDKFTIIDGRNKAIIIDVQPNRGADTGELVTISGQFIGSLNVSEFAPSAESTMVVNQNSTPDALKVEYGHGTYGPSGIKIKKAERTIRVIIGNKANFIKRGSEYDVSFNNDLDKITVRAPQITDADTNPVKDVVIETETVLTKEDGNTITIKERAVKINGYTFILSKVKPEITDAVPKQIQVTNNNGALQIPSDRYMAVYGKNFMIHKYTNADGREVVRYPIVELGPNLRIDKNNPSEDFNDPNKSLNGRNDVILKVFDSTGRELDGSSGSEIGTKILIKLEEGTPATGVALGKAYIRLTNPMRNSKETGLDTQILDYIEFVNPDTSKNPIIQNVNPNVVSVDGGEDIIVTGSNFTDGVKIFIDGAEVKPIRREADGKTITFKAPKGREGQTQLQVMNIEGGMDIYPFIYVKTFTDPKITSIEPRKGNTGTLVVVKGENFLKPDPTGGVDGIYRLIGTRILLEGKEINSYNINTSTREIELRTFSPKQNLFTIQNGTLNVANYYHSILLRAGERLYTIDVDSSGVPIISDGIGNDYTVKLDETKTKLKADKLGGGLFDLTILDNKVMIGQTPPLELEIVTPYEEKEGIVTGDRVKVIDKNTIYFTVPVLPSDGWYDVTVQNPDTKKDTRKDEQGFYYYKQPLSRPAITKIEPEEGSVYGNNIITITGKDFIDTGYEKIKVFINGVEVSPNNINVATSGSSMTVVVPPYNGDLMKDKGVGRWTVPVVIINPDGGNDSMENAYTYVVPSSNPRIQKIVPASGTAAGGAIVEITGSDFRDFEPFEDYNRNQVRDKDEPYTDLNKNGIYDDKFDIEKSKVKLDPPISGYNYYYESPLLPKVYFGMQKARIVEFNSTYIKVLTPKATAGTAQVFIENNDSGRSNSVNYTYEGSKPIITKVSPNAGNKAGRTGVTIYGSDFRESNVKVYNDSVDKKKNLTTVLVQFGDNTNKSIDRDKPNSGLINAGNAQVSLEKDFTAVYNAVYNAHTNPSPSITIRLKHEDILYFNTFTNFNDEESFINTKLLVDNEGRQYPYSELIKFSVVDRRFIVERGFAPATSYISSGEITVTTPFYHTVGRVPIRVINPDGGIGTSTFEYLNPASKPTITDITSQNISPTSEVINLNGKEITARIIRVNHKGGNTIRILGSDFRENAVISIGNILDIPSNRINFEGIPTRLTFDMPAVPEGAIGKYYRLVVLNEDGASASSDKIAGQLPIYIIFTKGESNPSGSSITPNKGPSSGGTKVTIEGKDFRDTMAGFNEKLRVYFGEVPASNISVSMDGKYIYATTPAHEPGEVEVKIQNPDGTVVILPNKFTFISNPKIVKVMDLNELNEIKVISVEGGQEVKLKGYGFKAGARVYFNPVIRKIEGNTQGTNVFYIDGEAYTLESGIEAKEVEFIDEETLRVITPEGNKDSLGVIIINSDGGASSIYALSYSLPEVSAPGGVRADLVYDRYIKIVWDSVPDVIEYEIYAVIDNRNMEMIGTTKLNSFIYEDLEPRTRYKFIVKALGEFNISKASKESNMVRTGSVTGNPDIDGELNEKTIIRKNGNWAEITLGREDYNTELTIDLIRGPLSGATQVDIRMASEVVTSYYSKNITIIGRDFVLVINPKAFKTEKMLANRYNKDSGIRFRMFPNTGNLNLESGMTALSTEYVLEATQYIGKSSEKMEHLDANILLNLDYNGNMASMRRLNTASFNRYDASSRRWVSLKKVETNEQMAIGTYINRLGRYMVVGSKR